A DNA window from Bradyrhizobium barranii subsp. barranii contains the following coding sequences:
- a CDS encoding ABC transporter permease subunit, with the protein MRDTLTSLRYRYWPDHLLGEILSKRWTETAIPVILLLIVGLALSRSIDNFLSPASLADTARQAGEIGFIALGLALVVIVGGIDLSVGSIFALTDFCALYLLDVLGWPVPAVVAATLLCGALLGAVNGILIGYLRLRAFITTLITLIIYRSAYDLLIQRYSNAIASAFPDIPSWDFIGGGSVFGIPTVALVYIVIAIFGHIFMTRLRPGWHITAIGGSRRSAYNSGIPVRRTIALCYVASGVLTSIGALFFASRLGTVGGDIGVGLEVIVLTATVLGGITLGGGKGSVAKSAVGVLIVLLITNGLTTMNARGGVNRMALAGILLVAAMVDIRWQKNRTRIISKVYVAPTYHALPPPPPTEIGQGGPFEQNDKLRNVESIGLGRIEAPEDVILDRHDNLYAGSRHGDIMRFFAPDYQKMEVFAHIGGQPLGMAFDREDNLYVCIGGMGLYRIKPDGTVEKATDETNRSMRSVNDDSRLRLADDLDITDDGLIFFSEATVRYEMDEWPIDGLEARGNGRIISYDTKTGVTRTELRGLKFPNGICVASDGQSILFAETFGCSIKRYWFAGSKKGKVEVVMDNLPGYPDNINLASDGNYWLALVGMRSPSLDLAWKMPGFRRRMGKRVPVDEWLFPNINTGCVVKFNEQGKIVESFWDLRGENHPMITSMREHRGYLYLGGILNNRIGRYKLDNADPNFVQYDKRWGKQS; encoded by the coding sequence ATGCGCGACACTCTGACAAGCCTGCGTTACCGCTACTGGCCCGATCATCTCCTCGGTGAAATCCTGTCCAAGCGATGGACCGAGACAGCTATCCCAGTGATCCTCCTCCTGATCGTCGGCCTCGCGCTCAGCCGGTCCATCGACAATTTCCTGTCGCCAGCGAGCCTTGCCGATACTGCGCGCCAGGCCGGAGAGATCGGCTTCATCGCGCTCGGGCTGGCGCTGGTCGTCATCGTCGGCGGCATCGACCTCTCCGTCGGTTCGATCTTCGCACTGACCGATTTCTGTGCCCTCTATCTTCTCGACGTGCTGGGCTGGCCGGTCCCCGCGGTGGTGGCGGCCACCCTGCTTTGCGGCGCGCTGCTCGGCGCCGTCAACGGCATCCTGATCGGATATTTGCGACTGCGGGCCTTCATCACCACGCTGATCACCCTGATCATCTACCGCTCGGCCTACGATCTCCTGATCCAGCGCTACTCCAACGCGATCGCGTCGGCCTTCCCCGACATTCCGTCCTGGGATTTCATCGGCGGCGGCAGCGTCTTCGGCATTCCGACCGTGGCGCTCGTCTATATCGTCATCGCCATCTTCGGCCATATCTTCATGACCCGGCTGCGCCCGGGCTGGCACATCACCGCGATCGGCGGCTCGCGTCGTTCAGCTTACAATTCCGGCATTCCCGTCCGCCGCACCATCGCGCTCTGCTACGTCGCAAGCGGCGTGCTGACCAGCATTGGCGCGCTGTTCTTCGCGTCGCGGCTTGGCACCGTCGGCGGCGACATCGGCGTTGGCCTGGAGGTGATCGTGCTGACGGCGACAGTGCTCGGCGGCATCACGCTCGGCGGCGGCAAGGGCTCGGTCGCCAAATCGGCGGTCGGGGTGCTGATCGTGCTCCTGATCACCAATGGTCTGACAACCATGAACGCGCGCGGCGGCGTCAACCGGATGGCGCTTGCCGGCATCCTGCTGGTCGCCGCGATGGTCGATATCCGCTGGCAGAAGAACCGAACCCGCATCATCAGCAAGGTCTACGTTGCGCCAACCTATCACGCGCTACCGCCACCGCCGCCGACCGAGATCGGGCAAGGCGGCCCGTTCGAGCAGAACGACAAGCTGCGCAATGTCGAGTCGATCGGCCTCGGCCGCATCGAGGCGCCGGAGGACGTCATCCTCGATCGCCACGACAATCTCTATGCGGGATCGCGCCATGGTGACATCATGCGCTTCTTCGCACCCGACTATCAGAAGATGGAAGTGTTCGCCCATATCGGCGGCCAGCCGCTCGGCATGGCCTTCGACCGTGAGGACAATCTCTACGTCTGCATCGGCGGCATGGGGCTCTATCGCATCAAGCCTGACGGCACGGTGGAAAAGGCGACCGACGAGACCAATCGCAGCATGCGTTCGGTCAACGACGACAGCCGCCTGCGGCTCGCCGACGACCTCGACATCACCGACGACGGGCTGATCTTCTTCTCCGAGGCCACCGTGCGTTACGAGATGGACGAGTGGCCGATCGACGGTCTCGAAGCGCGCGGCAACGGCCGCATCATCTCTTATGACACCAAGACCGGCGTGACGCGCACGGAGCTGCGCGGCCTCAAATTCCCCAACGGCATCTGCGTCGCCAGCGACGGCCAGTCGATCCTGTTCGCCGAAACCTTCGGCTGCTCGATCAAGCGCTATTGGTTCGCAGGGTCAAAGAAGGGCAAGGTCGAGGTCGTCATGGACAATCTGCCGGGCTACCCCGATAACATCAACCTCGCCTCCGACGGCAATTACTGGCTGGCGCTGGTCGGCATGCGCAGCCCCTCGCTCGACCTCGCCTGGAAGATGCCCGGCTTCCGCCGCCGCATGGGCAAGCGCGTGCCGGTGGACGAATGGCTGTTCCCCAACATCAACACCGGCTGCGTGGTCAAGTTCAACGAGCAGGGCAAGATCGTCGAATCGTTCTGGGACCTGCGCGGCGAAAACCATCCGATGATCACCTCGATGCGCGAGCATCGCGGCTATCTCTATCTCGGCGGCATCCTCAACAACCGGATCGGCCGCTACAAGCTCGACAATGCCGATCCGAACTTCGTCCAGTACGACAAGCGATGGGGGAAGCAATCGTGA
- a CDS encoding sugar ABC transporter substrate-binding protein, translating into MKHFGNPTKAIVAALGLAAMTAPALAQQGLDEPFQKPFKEALAGKTVAYVPVAMNFDLTEGWYAGLKKELEPFGVKFVIRDANWNTNAGAQAVTSLISEKPAVMVVHNPDVQTYAKLLQRAENEGIYVIQINMGSAYRSSAFVGANWVEIGERQTEGVVKACEGKSNKIAIIQGALSAAASAYTLKGVENVLAKHPEIKVVSSQAADWDAAKAKAITQTVLKQNPDLCGIVGFWDGMDIGTAAAVKEAGLTGKVFVATSGGGERKGACELVKSGAFDLNMSYDVPTQAAQMAGTIKWLLSSGIKPGSVKGSEYTTLIPITKENADSQMACWNLSDLKK; encoded by the coding sequence ATGAAGCATTTCGGCAACCCGACAAAGGCAATTGTTGCCGCACTGGGTCTTGCGGCAATGACCGCACCGGCCCTCGCCCAGCAGGGTCTGGATGAGCCGTTCCAGAAGCCGTTCAAGGAGGCACTGGCCGGCAAGACCGTGGCCTATGTGCCGGTCGCCATGAACTTCGACCTCACGGAGGGCTGGTATGCCGGACTGAAGAAGGAGCTCGAGCCGTTCGGCGTCAAGTTCGTGATCCGCGACGCCAACTGGAATACCAACGCCGGCGCGCAGGCCGTCACCTCGCTGATCTCGGAGAAGCCGGCGGTGATGGTGGTTCATAATCCGGACGTGCAGACCTACGCCAAGCTGCTGCAGCGCGCCGAGAACGAAGGCATCTACGTCATCCAGATCAACATGGGCTCTGCCTATCGTAGCTCCGCCTTCGTCGGCGCGAACTGGGTCGAGATCGGCGAACGCCAGACTGAAGGCGTGGTCAAGGCCTGCGAGGGCAAGTCCAACAAGATCGCGATCATCCAGGGCGCGCTGTCTGCGGCCGCGAGCGCCTATACGCTGAAGGGCGTCGAGAACGTGCTCGCCAAGCATCCTGAGATCAAGGTGGTGTCGAGCCAGGCCGCCGATTGGGATGCTGCCAAGGCCAAGGCGATCACCCAAACGGTGCTGAAGCAGAATCCCGATCTCTGCGGCATCGTCGGCTTCTGGGATGGCATGGACATCGGCACGGCAGCGGCCGTCAAGGAGGCCGGCCTCACCGGCAAGGTGTTCGTGGCAACTTCCGGCGGTGGCGAGCGCAAGGGCGCGTGCGAACTGGTCAAGTCCGGCGCGTTCGATCTCAACATGAGCTACGACGTGCCGACCCAGGCCGCGCAGATGGCCGGCACCATCAAATGGCTGCTGTCGTCGGGCATCAAGCCCGGCTCCGTCAAGGGCTCGGAATACACCACGCTGATTCCGATCACCAAGGAGAACGCCGATAGCCAGATGGCGTGCTGGAATCTCAGCGACCTCAAGAAATAA